GATATTGGATGATGAGATCAAGGCCATAGATCAAGATATTAAGAAATTACAAGAGGAATTGGATGCTCTCAGCCAGTCAAGAGATAAGCAGTTTGAACATATTCGTGAACTGAGAAATCAGCGTGAAGGAGGGGTATGCTCCTTCCCAATTTGATTATAATCTGTGACATTTTCTTTGGCAAAAATTTGATTCCAATTTTACTTTATGATAGCATTTCTACATTCGATTCAGAGATCTCGAATACTTTATTAAGATAGAATTTTGCATCTCACTTCATTTAGTCCGTTCTGTTCTCTTTTATGTGGTGGATTGCAGTTCATTAAGTGATTCACAGGCATTGTTTCAGTGCTCATGGTTTGATATATGAATACATCTAGATCAGTATACATACCTCTTTCTATAATTGTAAATTAGATTACCATATAAAATGTTTTTCTAGTCTTTACACTGTTTGAGAAATCTGTACTTGTAAGTCCTTGTGATCCTAATTGGGTGCTTAAAGAATTCGTACGCTGATATCTGTTgctctttattttttattgttaaatTAACTAGTTGTTTAAGATAGTCTgtggtattattgttgaagtgtTTCCAGCATGAGGCTCCTGAAATTAAATAGCACTAACATCCTAAATATCCTGAGTCAAACTTTGAAACAGCTTGTGCTTGAAGTGTTATATTTGATATTTGTAGAGGGTGATAGGATTGTGTTTCTCCAATATAATATAATTATGCTTTGTCATTTCAATATTTTTGAtgatctttttttcatttttgaagtttgTCTTTGTTTACGGTGTTTTTTGTCAAATCAGAATTCAGCTTTTTACCAAAACCGATCACTCCTGAACAATGCTCGAGGATTTGCTGCAAACAAGGATATAACTGCCCTTGAAGATTTATGTATTACCGAGGTTTGTTGGTCAGACTTTTTCCTTGCAAACTCTATCCAGTTCTTACATGTATCCACATTTTACTTTTGCTGTTCTTTTAGGTTGAGAAATTCATGTCCCGGTGGAGTAGTAGCAAGGCTTTTAGGGATGATTATGAGAAAAGAATCCTGTCTTCACTTGATTCTCGACAATTGAGCAAGGATGGAAGAATCAGAAATCCAGATGAAAAACCTTTGGTTTCAGAACCACCAGCAGCCGTTGAACGCGAGGTATTGAAGCCTGTTGTAAAACGGCCAAAGGAAGAAACTAAGACCCACCCACAGCAAGATAAAACTCATGTTACCAAGGTCCAAAAGGAAGAACTGAAAAAATCAACCGCACCAGTCATCAGTACAAAGATTGAAGACCTAGAAGAGGAGATTTTCTCAATTGGAAAACCACAAAAGGAGCCCGTGAAGGCAATTGATCAAGCAAAACTGAAGGAGATTAAAAGGGAAGAGGAGATTGCCAAAGCTAAGTCAgctttagagagaaagaagaagttggCAGAGAAAGCAGCAGCTAAAGCAGCTATTCGGGCTCAAAAAGAAGCTGAAAAGAAACTCAAGGTATGAACATTTTAGTCCATCATCTCATTACTAATAGTCGAAGTACTTCTCCAATCTCAGATTTATGgatcatctttttattttttttatttgtaggATCGTGAGAAGAAGTCGAAGAAGAAGATAGGAGTTACTCCAGATTCTGAAGAGCAGTCAGAAGCAGAAAACTTGGGAAGTGTTGAACCTGAAAATGCAAATGTCAGTGTTGAAGCTCCAATCCAAACAAAGACCAAAGAACAAAAGGAAAACACAGTGAGGCCTAGAAACCGGGCCAGAGGTGGTCAGGATTCTCTCCCTAAGGTTATCCTAAAGCGTAAGAAGGCAACACCATACTGGACATGGGCTGCTCCTGCTGCTTTGGTAATTCTTATCCTTTTGGTGCTTGGGTATTACTATCTTCTTTGAAAACAAACACTTCCAGCAAAAACAAAAGACAATTAGAGTGAGATTTATAGAAATGGGAGAGGGTCTAATTTTCGGTTAACGAGTTTATGTCATGTTCTACTTTTTTTAAGTTTTAGAACAGTGAAGACTAATATTTTGTTCTTTTACATCCCGGGTTGTTTATGAACTCGAATAAACTCATAATGTTTCTTGGTAGCCCATAACAGTTGCTGAGATTATGTTTTAATTCGTTTTTAAGACAAAAAAGATACATTAAAGCATGTTGTTTCCTGATTAGATAGAGGTGTGTTTAAGTGAATAGTGACTTTTTTTCTCTTATAATAATTAGTAATTTAATAGTTTGTGAAGTTAATTGAGGCTTGCTTATGATTTGAAAATATAATGTTTACTATAGACCAAAGTGGATATACATATACTTTTTGTGGAAGTAAAAATTTACTTGGTTACTATATACACGCAATGGCTTGTATTTCTTTTATGAATTGGATCTATTTGCTGAAGTTGTTTAGTACGTATACGAGTTCAGGTGGGTAATTGGGATTAAAagaagcaatatatatatatatatttgtaattGCACTTTGGTGCTGCATTCACCATTTTGCACTATCCCCAATTTTTCACCATTTTGCACTATTCCCAAATTTTCTAGAAAGAAATCATAGGCATCTGGGTTGCACGGACactacaaaattttcaaaaaactgtaagtatacaacaaagtcaagtgtttcgatactaaaaattagaaaatgatgctacatgtgtataaatttcaaaagaaaaaaatgatgtcGTTTGTATACACATCAAAGATCAAGCAATCAATCACTGTTAAACATAAAGCAATCAATCATTGTTAAACATATGACACAATCAAATTGCATTCTTAGAACAACACATGCCCAACTAAGGATATACGTGGtgtcatttccaattacaaaGCACTATTAAAGACCTAAATGATTGATCTAAATGTTCTATTAAAGACCTAAATGATTGATCTAAATGTTCGTCTTTTTTCATctagttaataatagtaaaaatgaaggaagaagtttaaatgaaaatgagaaaaaaaacgcGTCAAACCCGAGTCATCGGAGTGTCCAAATCAAACGCGTGCAAGACGCGCAAATTAGTGCGTCGGACATGCGTCGTGTCAGTGTCCTACGCGCGTCCCGTGTCCGACGCGAGTCGGATGCGGACACGGTTCAAAAAATGGAGCATCCGTGCAACCCAGATAGGCATCTAAGAAATCGAAATCTTGTCTGACCGAGCAATGGTACAGCCATATTCAAGTACGGGTGGGAAGGTCAGAACTACAGAACTTTCTGTTGCTCTTGATTCAAGCAGTGCCCGTTGTGGGAGATCATTGAGGAGATTAGTGACGGGGAGCATCCAGCATTGCTTGCTAGCATAGCTAGCTACAGTGACAGCTATATTTACATTCCTTTACATACAATTAGAAAGTAACAAGATACAGCCTTGAACTAGATTGTGCTCATCCCATCAAACAACATTAACCATTTAAAGCATTAAGGTTATCTGACACAGAAAGAACCCTGCCAAATTTAGGTGAAAACACCATTGCTTCTGCTAGGATGACTCTAGCATCGTGCTCCACAGTAGTTTCTTTGGCTGTCACAGAGGACTGATCCACTACCTTCAACTATGGATGTTTTTAGGAACGGATGCATCCGAAAAAAACTACTATAAAACAGTCCTGATATTCAGTAACGAAAATACTCCCACTGTAAAGTCCACTCATGAAAAACAGTAAGAAATGGTCTGACAAGTAGTATGATGCTCTTACTGAAGTATGTGCCCTGCGTACTGGGGTTAACGTAGACTACGTAGTCTTAATTTGAGTGGCACGTAAGAACGGATCTGCtctgatcaaaaaaaagaaagaacggATCTGCCCGCTTATTCAGAATGAGCTGTACATCACCTGCTAGTCTTCCATAAGTGCCAGAATactaaaaagaaattaaattgCATATGCTGAGAGGCTGCTGCTGATTAAACCAAGACGAGATCCAAAACTTAACATCCTCGACAGGTGGAGAACTTGAGGAAATAAACCACTAAATTGCCAATGCAAAATGGCAGTGGTTGAATAAATGCTTCATGTAATCAGTAACATCTCCACATATGGGGCATGACCCATCTTTTTTTTACTCAAAAATTAAAAGTCAGCTCTATCACTATGACAGTAATAGAGCTGAAACAAAAGTtatacaagaaaaagaaaaaacaaagtgCAGTAGCATCAAAAGAAACTGCAAAAGCAAACAAGCATAACTTCAGAAAAATTTCAGAACTAATGTATAACTCCTCCCGATTGTTCAACACAGTTGTAGGTGTGAATAATCC
This is a stretch of genomic DNA from Papaver somniferum cultivar HN1 chromosome 1, ASM357369v1, whole genome shotgun sequence. It encodes these proteins:
- the LOC113307017 gene encoding proton pump-interactor 1-like, whose amino-acid sequence is MGVEIMGGDVAHVHAKEVTEGEKKTLVHEKENGKLKQGPVLDEPIKFGSHGNDVPVKEEAPVKDTNLPKDVVDEWPENKQIHYFYFPRVRPLDDPKLKMKIDQAEKELRRKNDARFQILEAIKAKRTERADVFSQLKPLIGENQKYREIVDQKRNEMKPLHEALGQFRTNRERGTGLCSSEQELNDAIRKLNYQIQHESNTLAVEKKILKEIKVLEGSRDKVIANAVMTAKIQDSLGQKDAIQDQVKLIGGDLDGVKKERQAVTAKIKILDDEIKAIDQDIKKLQEELDALSQSRDKQFEHIRELRNQREGGNSAFYQNRSLLNNARGFAANKDITALEDLCITEVEKFMSRWSSSKAFRDDYEKRILSSLDSRQLSKDGRIRNPDEKPLVSEPPAAVEREVLKPVVKRPKEETKTHPQQDKTHVTKVQKEELKKSTAPVISTKIEDLEEEIFSIGKPQKEPVKAIDQAKLKEIKREEEIAKAKSALERKKKLAEKAAAKAAIRAQKEAEKKLKDREKKSKKKIGVTPDSEEQSEAENLGSVEPENANVSVEAPIQTKTKEQKENTVRPRNRARGGQDSLPKVILKRKKATPYWTWAAPAALVILILLVLGYYYLL